A segment of the Campylobacter showae CSUNSWCD genome:
AAAAACTTGCCCTCATATCGTTTTACGGCCTGGATGCTCGCGTCGATGTTGGTCGCTTTCGTGTCGTTGACCCACGTTCTGCCGCGCGCATCGAGAAACTCTTCGAGCTTGTTGCCCTCAATGACAAAGTCGTTTAGTAGCCGTACGTCGCACCTATCAAGCAGAATTTTCTGGATAGTAAGCGCTAAAAGCGCGTCCGTTAAAAACGGCGTTTTAAAGGCGATATCGCTTAAATTTACCCCGCAAAACCGGGCCAAATCAACCTCGTTTTCGTAGCTTATCACCTTTGCTTTAGTCGGCGTCCCGGCGTAAATTTTAGGCAGGATCGCGACCGCGTTTTCACTCATCGTCGCTAGCGGTTTTAGCTTGGCGCGCTCATACTGGACAAAATCGCCGTGCCAGCTGAGGTGATCGGGCGTGATAGGTAAAAGCGTGTAGATGCCGGGCGTCGCGGCGTTTGTATAGTGCATCGTAAAGGAACTGGTCTCGAGTATCCAAATTTTGGCGGTTGGATCTAGGTCTGCGAGCGGAACTCCGACGTTGCCGCCCATGACGGAGCCGTGGCGCGCCAGCAGGTGCTGCGTCATCTTTGTCGTCGTGGTTTTGCCGTTCGTGCCGCTGATCCAGACGGTAAACGGCATTTTGTCGCCGTAAATTTTATAAAAATAGTCGTATTCGCTGATGAGATTTTGCGCTTTTTTGACCAGCTCGTGGCTCGGCGGGAAGCCGGGGCTTGGGATCTCGAGGCTGCTTTTTTCTGGCACGAAAAGGTTTGGCGGCAGTAACGTGTTGCCCCATTCGTCGCTTGAGATCTCGCTAAATTTATCGTCGTAGATGTCCCAGTCGCAGTCTTTTGCGAAGTTTTTTGCGATCGCGCGCGTCGTGCCACCGTAGCCAAATAGCGATTTTCTCATTTTTCTCCCCTTTTGTCCCATAAAATTTTAGTTATCTCATCCGCGCTAAGCTCAGTCATTACGCCATTGCGCTTACATCTCATAAAAAGCTTAAAATCATAAGTATCTTGAAAATTTAGCCTTAAAAATTCTGTAAAGTATCCGCCGTTATGAGTAAAGTTTGGGCGGTTATAAAAAGCATCTAAAAACTCGTCTCCAGTTTCGCGTAGCTCAAAACTCGTCATCCGTTCTACGATCTCGAGCAACTCGTTTTTTGTGATATCGGGTACCAAATTTGGTTCAGGAAGCGCGATATCAAAAGCCAAATTTTCAGCTCCTTCGGACTCCCACCATTCCCAAAGGTCAAATTTGCTCATATCTTTGCCCGTGATTGCGTGTAACTCTGTTTCTAGGTTACGGTATTTGGCGCCGTCAGGATCACCGCATGTGTCACAGTGGTCTGTGTAAGCTAAAATTTTGTTTAAAATTGCGTCGTATCTTTTCCGTGCCGTTTCAAAGTCTGGTTCAATTTGCGCGCGCATCAATAATTTACCTGATTTTTAATGCCGTCATGGCGATCAAATTTGCCAAAACGGCGATGAGCCAAAATCTCACGATGATTTTATTTTCCACCCAGCCTTTTATCTCAAAATGATGGTGTATCGGCGCCATGAGAAAAATTCTCTTTTTAAAAATTTTAAAGCTTCCGACCTGCAAAATCACGCTCAGGGTCTCCATCACGAACACGAATCCGATGATGATGAGCAGGATTTCGTTTTTCGTCATCACACCCATGAGCCCGATGTATGCGCCTACGCTTAAGCTTCCGCTATCGCCCATGAAAACCTCGGCCGGATGGCAGTTAAACCACAAAAATCCCATCAGTGAGCCGATCAGCGCAGCAGCCACGACGACCGTCTCGCCCACGCCCGCAATCTTTGGTAAAAGCAGGTACGAGCTAAACACCGCGTGCCCGCAGATGTAAGCAAACAAGCCCAGCGTCAGTAGTGAAAACACCGCAGGCACCGTAGCTAGTCCGTCTAGTCCGTCGGTCAAATTTACCGCATTTGAGGCAGCGACTATAACTAGCGTCCAAAAGGCCACCGCAAAAACGCCAAGATCAAGCACTGGAAATTTGTAAAACGGTAGGTAAAATTTACTACCCAGCTCGCCGTGTAAATAGAGCATCGCCGAGACCGCAAACGCGATCAAAATTTGCACCGCAAGCTTGGCTCTAGGGCTTAGTCCGTCGTGGTTTTTGCCGCCTGAAATTTTGCGAAAATCATCTTTAAAGCCAAGCGCGGTAAAGCCCGCTAGACAGATCAGCGAAGCAAGGACGAAGACGTTATCAAGGCGCGCGCAAATCACGCTCGCCCCAAGTGCGGCTCCGATAAAGACCAGTCCGCCCATCGTCGGCGTTTTGGCCTTTTTTTGGTGCGTTTGCGGAGCTAGCTCGTAGATGGGCTGGGCGGCATTTTTGACTTTTGCCCACGCGATAAATTTAGGCAGCGCCCAAACGGTCAAGCAAAATGCGATAAAAAACGAAAATCCCGCGCGAACGGTGATGTACTGAAAGATATTAAAATTTGAGAATTCATAAATATAGTAAAACATAAAAGCCTTTATTTAAAAAAAAACTAATTTTAGTATAATGCCGTTAAAAAATATCTAAATTTAAGGCGAAAATTTAAAAATGGCGCAAAAAACTATTTTGGTGATCACAGACGGTATCGGATATAACGAGAGTAGCGAATTTAACGCATTTGCAGCGGCAAAAAAGCCGACATACGACTGGTTGTTTAAAAACGTACCAAACGCGCTCATAAAAACTTCGGGCCTAGCAGTGGGCCTACCTGACGGACAGATGGGAAACAGCGAGGTCGGGCACATGTGTATCGGCAGCGGGCGGGTTTTGTATCAAAATTTGGTAAAAATTTCGCTCGGTTTTGAAAATGGCTCGCTAGCCAAAAGCGAAAAGCTTTTAAATTTATTTAAAACTTGCAAACGCGTTCACGTCGTCGGACTCTACTCAGACGGCGGCGTGCACTCGCACATGAGCCACTTTGACGCGATGTGCTCTCTTGCGGTCGCAAACGGCTGCGAGGTATGCGCTCATGCGATCACGGACGGCCGCGACGTGGGGCCAAAAAGCGGGCTTGCATTCATAAAATCACTGCAAGAAAAGGCGCAAAGCGGGGACTTTAGGCTAGCTAGCGTTAGCGGTAGATTTTACGCGATGGACCGAGATAAACGCTGGGAGCGCGTAAAAACGGCCTACGACGCAATGACGCGAGGAGAAAACGGGCAAACCGTATCGCCGCTAGAATACGTCATGCAAAGCTACGAGGCGGGCGTGACGGACGAGTTTATCGTGCCGGCTAGCTTTGGCGGGTTTGAGGGTATCGGCGAAAACGATGGAGTGATATTTATAAACTTTAGAAACGACCGCGTGCGCGAGATCGCTGCGGCTTTGGGCGATGAAAATTTTAGCGAATTTGCGCGTCCGTTCGTCGTCAAAAATCTACTCACGATGACCGAGTACGACGCAAATTTTGCATTTCCCGTATTATTTGAAAACGAAAAGTTAAAAAACACCCTTGCCGAGGTCGTAGCAAACGCGGGTCTAACGCAGCTACACACCGCCGAGACCGAGAAATACGCGCATGTAACGTTTTTCTTTAACGGCGGCGTCGAGGAACTCGCACAAAACGAAACGAGAGTGCTCGTGCCAAGTCCTAAGGTAAAAACCTACGACGAAAAGCCCGAAATGAGCGCGCAAGCCGTGTGCGAGGCGGTATTAAAAGGGATGGATGACGGACAGGATTTCATAGTAGTAAATTTCGCAAACGGCGATATGGTCGGACACACGGGCGAATTTAGCGCGGCGGTAAAAGCCGTCGAGGCTGTAGATACGGCGCTGGGACGCATCGTGGCAAAGGCCAAGGAGAAAAACTATGCGCTAATCATCACGAGCGACCACGGCAACTGCGAGCAGATGAAGGACACGCAGGGTAATTTGCTAACCAACCACACGACTTTTGACGTATTTTGCTTCGTGATGGGCGAGGGCGTAAAGGCGGTAAAAGCGGGCGGTCTAAACAATATCGCTGCGAGCGTTTTAGCGCTGATGGGTATCAAAAAACCGGCAGAGATGGATGAGGCGTTGTTTTAATACTATATAAATTTTAGGTAAAAGGCTTTTTAGCTTTCGTCTGATAAAATGCAAGTAAAATTTGAAATCAAGGAGAAAAAATGAAATTTAGCGGAAAAAACGTGCTAATCACCGGTGCAAGTCGCGGTATCGGCGCGCAGATAGCCAAAACTCTAGCGCAAATGGGACTAAAAGTGTGGATAAA
Coding sequences within it:
- the murD gene encoding UDP-N-acetylmuramoyl-L-alanine--D-glutamate ligase; amino-acid sequence: MRKSLFGYGGTTRAIAKNFAKDCDWDIYDDKFSEISSDEWGNTLLPPNLFVPEKSSLEIPSPGFPPSHELVKKAQNLISEYDYFYKIYGDKMPFTVWISGTNGKTTTTKMTQHLLARHGSVMGGNVGVPLADLDPTAKIWILETSSFTMHYTNAATPGIYTLLPITPDHLSWHGDFVQYERAKLKPLATMSENAVAILPKIYAGTPTKAKVISYENEVDLARFCGVNLSDIAFKTPFLTDALLALTIQKILLDRCDVRLLNDFVIEGNKLEEFLDARGRTWVNDTKATNIDASIQAVKRYEGKFLHLILGGDDKGVDMRPLFEALRGAKSQIYAIGSNTDKLMKLAGEFKIPAVKCEFLNVAVGEIDKNFKFDEATKVDANSENLDEIALLSPAAASLDQFSSYVERGDEFKKAILNLQI
- the mraY gene encoding phospho-N-acetylmuramoyl-pentapeptide-transferase; this encodes MFYYIYEFSNFNIFQYITVRAGFSFFIAFCLTVWALPKFIAWAKVKNAAQPIYELAPQTHQKKAKTPTMGGLVFIGAALGASVICARLDNVFVLASLICLAGFTALGFKDDFRKISGGKNHDGLSPRAKLAVQILIAFAVSAMLYLHGELGSKFYLPFYKFPVLDLGVFAVAFWTLVIVAASNAVNLTDGLDGLATVPAVFSLLTLGLFAYICGHAVFSSYLLLPKIAGVGETVVVAAALIGSLMGFLWFNCHPAEVFMGDSGSLSVGAYIGLMGVMTKNEILLIIIGFVFVMETLSVILQVGSFKIFKKRIFLMAPIHHHFEIKGWVENKIIVRFWLIAVLANLIAMTALKIR
- the gpmI gene encoding 2,3-bisphosphoglycerate-independent phosphoglycerate mutase; translated protein: MAQKTILVITDGIGYNESSEFNAFAAAKKPTYDWLFKNVPNALIKTSGLAVGLPDGQMGNSEVGHMCIGSGRVLYQNLVKISLGFENGSLAKSEKLLNLFKTCKRVHVVGLYSDGGVHSHMSHFDAMCSLAVANGCEVCAHAITDGRDVGPKSGLAFIKSLQEKAQSGDFRLASVSGRFYAMDRDKRWERVKTAYDAMTRGENGQTVSPLEYVMQSYEAGVTDEFIVPASFGGFEGIGENDGVIFINFRNDRVREIAAALGDENFSEFARPFVVKNLLTMTEYDANFAFPVLFENEKLKNTLAEVVANAGLTQLHTAETEKYAHVTFFFNGGVEELAQNETRVLVPSPKVKTYDEKPEMSAQAVCEAVLKGMDDGQDFIVVNFANGDMVGHTGEFSAAVKAVEAVDTALGRIVAKAKEKNYALIITSDHGNCEQMKDTQGNLLTNHTTFDVFCFVMGEGVKAVKAGGLNNIAASVLALMGIKKPAEMDEALF